CAATTCGGGGGGCGAATTGTCTTTGAAGGAGAACACCGATGACATCTTCCCCAAACCACGCCGGCCGGTTCGCCGCCGGGATGACCGCGCTTGCCGTCATCGCGGCGGCCAGCGCACCGGCCGCCGCGCAGAACATGGATGACCGTTACGCCACGGCGAACGACATCACCGTTACTGCCGATGTACCTTCCGACCTCTCTGGCATGGTAGACGGTCCCGAGGTGGAGGGCATGATCGCGGCGCGCAACGGTTCCACCCTGCGCATCACCAACGCGGACGGCACCACCACCGACGTGCGCCTGTCCGAAGCCACGGAGGTGCGTTCGCGCGGCGGGTTCCTTGGCCTGGCCCGCAGCGAGCGGGCCGCCAACACCCTGCTGAACGGATTGCCCGTGCGCGTCGATACCGTGCAGTGGGGTTCCAGCCTGATCGCCAGCCGGGTGGTCTACGACAACTCCGACCAGCAGATCGCGGCGATGATCGCCAACGGCACGGCCCAGGGTTTCGCCGAACAGACCGCCGCTACCGAGGCGCTGCGGGGCCGCGTGGCGAACATCGACCAGTACAATATCCACGGCACCACCAACGTCTATTTCGATACGGGCCGCCACGGTCTCGACACCAGTGACGAGGTCAACCTGTGCCAGGCCGCCGCGCAGGCGCAGGCCACCGACAACGCGCTGTTGCTGGTCGTCGGCTACACCGATGACGTGGGCGATCAGGAATTCAACCAGGAGCTGTCCGAACGGCGCGCCACCCGCGTGGTCAACTACCTCCAGCAGGAATGCGGTTGGGAGCCGTGGCGCATGTTGACCCCGACCGGCATGGCGGAGGCTGACCCCACGGCGGACAACACTACCGAAGCCGGACGCGCGCAGAACCGCCGGGTGGCGGTGAACATCCTCGTCAGCAAGGCGGTCGACGGCATTTAGGGAATAACCCTGGCCCACAGGGTCGCAAGGAAGGGGCGGGCCGCGAAGGTCCGCCCCTTTTTCGTTACTGCGCGGGGCGTTCCCACCCATCGCGGTAGCGTTCGAACCAGGCCAGGATCGCCGCGGCCTTGGCGGCGCTCTGCGATGGGCGCGCGGCAATTCCGCCGTGGCTGGCGCCCGGCACCTGCACCAGCGCGGTCGGCACGCCGACGAGCCGCAGCGCGGAGTAATACTGCACCGATTCGCTCACCGGGGTGCGGTAATCCTCGGCGCCGACGACCACCATCGTGGGGGTTTCCACGTTGCCGACCAGCGACAGCGGCGAATGTGCCCAGAACGCCTCCTGATTGGTCCACGGATAGCCACCGACCCAATAGGGACCGAAATACGCGCTCGAATCGGCGGTCAGCGCCTGGGTGGTCCAGTTGATGACGGGCTTCTGGGTGACCGCGGCCTGGAAGCGGTCGGTCTGGCCCACGATCCAGGCGGTCAGCACCCCGCCGCCCGATCCGCCGGTCACGAACAGATGGTCGGGATCGGCCACGCCCTGGGCAATGGCGGCGTCGACGATGCTCATCAGGTCGTGATAATCGTCGCCGGGGTAATTCTTGTCGATGAAGTTGGCGAACTCTGCCCCATAGCTGGTCGACCCGCGCGGATTGGCCGATAGCACGGCGTAGCCGGCGGCAGCGTAAAGCTGGTTGTCGGTCGCGAAATGCGGGCCATAGGCGGCGAAGGGGCCGCCGTGGATTTCCAGGATCAGCGGCACGCGCGTGCCCTCGACGTAGCCCGGCGGCAAGGTCAGCCAGCCTTCGACCTCGCGCCCGTCCACGCTGGAAGGGGTTGCGATCCGGCGCACCTCGCCAAGGGATTTGGTGGCGAGCAGGCTGGCGTTGAGGTTGGTCAGCATCCGCGCCTCGCCGCCAGCGCGAACCACCTGCACTTCGGCCGGCCGCTGAGCGGTGCCGCCGGTAAAGGCGATGGTATCGTCCTCCGCCACCGAGAAACTGCCGCCGGTGTAGGGTCGGTCGAGCGAGCCGCCGCCCAGCCCGCTGGCAACCACGCGCGCCGCGCCGTCGAGGCCGATGCGCGCCACGAACGTCTCGCCGCTGTCGTCATACTGGGCGTAGATGCCGCGCCCGTCCGCATCCCAGGTGATGCCGCCGGGATCGTAGTCCCAGTTGCCCGTCAGCAGGCGGCTTTCGCTACCGTCGAGCGCCATCACGTACAACTCGGTCTGCTGGTAGGCGCGGCCATCGTCATCGTTGCCGAGATAGGCGATCATGCGCCCGTCGGGAGAAACGCTGGGAGCAGCATCGGGCCCGTCGCGGTTCGTCAGGCGGGTGAGCGCGCCGCTGGCGACGTCGAGCGACCAGATGTCGCCTTCCACCGGGTCGGTCTGCCAGTCGGCATTGCGGTTGGCGCCGAACAGGATGCGGCGGCCGTCGGGTGTCCAGCTGAGAGGCCCGTCATCGTGGTTGGTGCCAAAGGTCAGCTGCCGCGGCGCGCCGCCGGTGGCGGGAATGACGAAGATCTTGGAATAGCCCGGCGTCAGCACGCCCGCGCCGTCAGCGCGAAAGGTGAGCAGGTCCGTCACTTCCAATGGCGCGGCCCATTGCGCGCCCTCGGGCTTGTTCGCGGGTGCGGTGCCGAAGCTGGGCGCGGGATCGTCCACCTGCATGGTGTAGGCGATCTGCCGTCCGTCGGGCGACCAGGCGATGCCCGAAGGGCTCGACGGCAGGCCGGTCAGCCGCACCTGCGTGCCGCTGTCCATCCAGCGCACCCACAATTGCGCAGCCCCACCTTGCGTGGAGGTATAGGCGAGCCGCGTGCCATCGGGCGACCACACGGGAGAGAACGCACCGCCGTCACCGTTGCCAAGCGGGATTTCCGCCCCGGTGCGGGTGTCGATCAGCCAGATGGAGGGCACGGCGCGATCGGTCATCACGTCGTTCTGGCGACGGACGTAGGCGATGGTGCGACCGTCCGGGCTGATCTGCGGATCGCTGGCCCAGGCAAGATCGAACAGATCCTCTCCCGTGAAACGACGGTTCGGCCCAGTGCGCGCGCTGCCCTGCGCGGCGGCCGACATGGGCGTGGGCGTGACGACCTCGGCTTCCGGCACCGTCATCGCGGGTGGTGCCATTGCCGGTTCCTGGGCGTCGCCATCCTGGGCATGGGCGGGCAGGGTGATAAAGGCGAGCGTCGCCGCAGCGGCGAGAAGGGTGTGGCGCATATCGTGTCCTCGATCAAAGGTGCCCGGCCGCGAACGATTGCCGCCGGGCATGGCTGGTCAGTCGCCCGATGAGCTTGCGGTCACCGGCAGGTTTTCACGCAGGAACTCGGCCATCGTGCGATAGAGATGGCGACCGCTGTTTTCACGTTCGGATATGGAGTGGCTGCGGTTAGGATAGAGCATCATCGCAAAGTCGCGGTCCGCCGCGATAAGGCGGTCGATCAGCTGTTCGGTGCCCTGGTAATGCACGTTGTCATCCCCCGTGCCGTGCACGATCAGCAGCTCGCCCTGCAGGTTTTCGGCAAAGGTGATGGGGGAGCTTTGCGCATACTGCCCTGGGTTTTCCTGCGGCAGGCCCATGTACCGTTCCTGGTAGATGGTGTCGTACAGCCGAATGTCGGGCACGGGGGCCACAGCGATGCCGGCGGCGTAGACTTCCGGATAGCGGAACATGGCGTTCAGCGTCATCGAGCCGCCGCCGCTCCATCCCCAGATGCCGACCCGCGCGGGATCGAGATAGGGGCGCTCCGCCAGCATTGCCTCCACCGCTTGCGCCTGGTCTGCCGAGGCGAGCACGCCGATCTGTTCGTAGACGACCTTGCGCCAGTCGCGCCCGCGCGGAACGGGCGTGCCGCGGTTGTCGACGCTGGCGACGATGTACCCCTGCTGCGCCAGGTACCGGTGATACAGGTACCTGTTGCCGCCCCAGTTGTTCTGCACCGTCTGCCCCCACGGCTCGCCGTAGACATACATCACCAGCGGATATTGCTGCGCCGGGTCGAAATCGGGCGGGAACATCACCCACCCGTCGATCTCGGTGCCATCGGGGATGGTGACGCTGAAGAACTCGCTCGCCCCCTGCGGCGTGGCGGCGAGACGGGCGCGGACCGCGGCGTTTTCCACCAGCGTGCGGTGGACCGCGTGATCCGGCAGCGAGATCAGCTGGGTCACCGGCGGCGTATCGAAGCTGGATAC
This is a stretch of genomic DNA from Aurantiacibacter arachoides. It encodes these proteins:
- a CDS encoding alpha/beta hydrolase family protein, whose protein sequence is MRHTLLAAAATLAFITLPAHAQDGDAQEPAMAPPAMTVPEAEVVTPTPMSAAAQGSARTGPNRRFTGEDLFDLAWASDPQISPDGRTIAYVRRQNDVMTDRAVPSIWLIDTRTGAEIPLGNGDGGAFSPVWSPDGTRLAYTSTQGGAAQLWVRWMDSGTQVRLTGLPSSPSGIAWSPDGRQIAYTMQVDDPAPSFGTAPANKPEGAQWAAPLEVTDLLTFRADGAGVLTPGYSKIFVIPATGGAPRQLTFGTNHDDGPLSWTPDGRRILFGANRNADWQTDPVEGDIWSLDVASGALTRLTNRDGPDAAPSVSPDGRMIAYLGNDDDGRAYQQTELYVMALDGSESRLLTGNWDYDPGGITWDADGRGIYAQYDDSGETFVARIGLDGAARVVASGLGGGSLDRPYTGGSFSVAEDDTIAFTGGTAQRPAEVQVVRAGGEARMLTNLNASLLATKSLGEVRRIATPSSVDGREVEGWLTLPPGYVEGTRVPLILEIHGGPFAAYGPHFATDNQLYAAAGYAVLSANPRGSTSYGAEFANFIDKNYPGDDYHDLMSIVDAAIAQGVADPDHLFVTGGSGGGVLTAWIVGQTDRFQAAVTQKPVINWTTQALTADSSAYFGPYWVGGYPWTNQEAFWAHSPLSLVGNVETPTMVVVGAEDYRTPVSESVQYYSALRLVGVPTALVQVPGASHGGIAARPSQSAAKAAAILAWFERYRDGWERPAQ
- a CDS encoding OmpA family protein is translated as MTSSPNHAGRFAAGMTALAVIAAASAPAAAQNMDDRYATANDITVTADVPSDLSGMVDGPEVEGMIAARNGSTLRITNADGTTTDVRLSEATEVRSRGGFLGLARSERAANTLLNGLPVRVDTVQWGSSLIASRVVYDNSDQQIAAMIANGTAQGFAEQTAATEALRGRVANIDQYNIHGTTNVYFDTGRHGLDTSDEVNLCQAAAQAQATDNALLLVVGYTDDVGDQEFNQELSERRATRVVNYLQQECGWEPWRMLTPTGMAEADPTADNTTEAGRAQNRRVAVNILVSKAVDGI